The Devosia sp. SD17-2 genome includes a region encoding these proteins:
- the metZ gene encoding O-succinylhomoserine sulfhydrylase: MSKAQNPLLDPRQRSAATQMVHGGGKRTAFNETSEALFLNSGYSYPSSEHAELLFQNKIEGGHNYSRFANPTMDMFQDRMALLEGAEAARAFATGMAAVTNAIMSQVRAGDHIVAAQALFGGCRYVVEDYAPRFGVESTLVDGRDPENFARAMRPNTKVVFIETPTNPTLELVDIAAVAEIAHAHGAKLIVDNVFSTALWQKPLELGADIVTYSATKHIDGQGRVLGGVVLGSKEIIEGDVHTFLRQTGATLSPFNAWVLVKGLETYALRVKQMTDSAEKIANALAAHPKIARVAYPHHPSHPQYDLAKRQMKRGSTLMAIDLKGGQEAAFTFSDSLAVVLISNNLGDSKSLITHPRTTTHARLTEEVRLETGVTPGLLRLSVGLEDPDDLIADLMYGLDQV, translated from the coding sequence ATGTCCAAAGCCCAGAACCCCCTCCTTGATCCGCGCCAGCGCTCCGCCGCGACACAAATGGTTCACGGAGGCGGTAAGCGCACGGCGTTCAACGAGACCAGCGAGGCGCTGTTTCTCAATTCCGGCTATTCCTATCCTTCGTCCGAGCACGCCGAGCTGCTGTTCCAGAACAAGATAGAGGGCGGACACAATTATTCGCGCTTCGCCAACCCGACCATGGACATGTTCCAGGACCGGATGGCGCTGCTTGAAGGGGCAGAAGCGGCACGCGCCTTTGCCACCGGCATGGCAGCGGTGACCAATGCGATCATGAGCCAGGTGCGCGCCGGCGATCATATCGTTGCCGCGCAGGCGCTGTTCGGCGGCTGTCGCTATGTGGTGGAAGATTATGCGCCGCGCTTCGGCGTGGAATCGACGCTGGTCGACGGTCGCGATCCCGAAAATTTCGCCCGCGCCATGCGCCCCAATACCAAGGTCGTGTTTATAGAGACCCCGACCAATCCGACGCTGGAACTGGTCGATATCGCCGCGGTCGCCGAGATTGCCCATGCCCATGGCGCCAAGCTGATCGTCGACAATGTGTTTTCGACCGCGCTCTGGCAGAAGCCGCTGGAGCTGGGCGCCGATATCGTCACCTATTCGGCCACCAAGCATATCGACGGGCAGGGCCGGGTGCTCGGCGGGGTCGTGCTGGGCTCGAAGGAAATCATCGAAGGCGATGTGCATACGTTCCTGCGCCAGACCGGCGCGACGCTGTCGCCGTTCAATGCCTGGGTGCTGGTAAAAGGGCTCGAAACTTATGCGCTGCGCGTCAAGCAGATGACCGATAGCGCCGAAAAGATCGCCAATGCACTGGCTGCGCACCCAAAGATTGCTCGGGTCGCCTATCCGCACCATCCGAGCCACCCGCAGTATGATCTGGCCAAGCGGCAGATGAAGCGCGGCTCGACGCTGATGGCGATCGATCTCAAGGGCGGGCAGGAGGCGGCGTTCACCTTCTCAGACAGCCTCGCGGTGGTGCTGATCTCCAATAATCTGGGCGATTCCAAATCGCTTATCACCCATCCGCGCACGACGACCCATGCGCGCCTGACCGAAGAGGTGCGCTTGGAAACTGGCGTCACGCCGGGCCTGCTGCGCCTGTCGGTGGGTTTGGAAGACCCGGACGATCTGATTGCCGATCTGATGTATGGGCTGGATCAGGTGTGA
- a CDS encoding transporter substrate-binding domain-containing protein: MLATILFSITPAFAQNLPYHADPDAREILPLQGAVPAIRFLTTADFPPFNFRDESGELIGFNVDLARRICAEVNVACTLQAWPWDQAANALADNQGDALIAGLAITPENGERFDFSSTYLSLPGRFVTRAEAIAGFSPEALRGKTVSVRASSSHADFMARYLPGVETKPFDTEIEALEAVRTGDAAAYFGDGLRAAFWLNENLACCGFAGEAYFRPALFGDGLTIAVPAGQDAVRHVIDWALVRLKTNGTLDELYLRWFPVGFY; this comes from the coding sequence ATGCTCGCCACCATCCTTTTCTCCATCACCCCCGCCTTCGCGCAAAATCTGCCCTATCACGCCGATCCGGACGCGCGCGAAATCCTGCCGCTGCAGGGGGCGGTGCCGGCCATCCGGTTTCTGACGACGGCCGATTTCCCGCCCTTCAATTTCCGCGATGAGAGCGGTGAGCTGATCGGGTTCAATGTCGATCTGGCGCGGCGCATCTGTGCCGAGGTCAATGTCGCCTGCACGCTGCAGGCCTGGCCCTGGGACCAGGCGGCCAATGCGCTGGCAGACAATCAGGGCGATGCGCTGATCGCCGGCCTCGCCATCACGCCGGAAAACGGCGAGCGGTTCGATTTTTCCTCGACCTATCTGTCGCTGCCCGGGCGTTTTGTTACGCGCGCCGAGGCGATCGCCGGCTTTTCGCCCGAGGCGCTGCGCGGAAAAACTGTGTCTGTCCGCGCCTCATCGAGCCACGCCGACTTCATGGCGCGCTACCTCCCCGGCGTCGAGACGAAGCCTTTCGACACCGAGATCGAGGCGCTCGAAGCGGTCCGCACCGGAGACGCCGCAGCCTATTTCGGCGATGGGCTGCGCGCGGCGTTCTGGCTCAATGAAAATCTCGCCTGCTGCGGTTTCGCCGGCGAGGCCTATTTTCGCCCCGCCCTATTTGGCGATGGGCTGACCATCGCCGTGCCTGCCGGGCAGGACGCCGTGCGCCACGTTATCGACTGGGCGCTGGTGCGGCTCAAGACCAATGGCACGCTCGACGAGCTTTACCTGCGCTGGTTCCCGGTGGGGTTCTACTAG
- a CDS encoding tellurite resistance TerB family protein gives MTAQIHDALIDLMIVAASSDSVMTERELVRIKALIDRLPVFQGFDGDRLGDVANDCADRLNGDHGLDGVLDAAIAALPEKLHDTAYALAVEVTAVDLRLEQEELRFLEMLRDGLSLDRLTTAAIEVAARARHRRIPT, from the coding sequence ATGACCGCACAGATCCACGACGCCCTGATCGATTTGATGATCGTCGCCGCCTCCTCCGACAGTGTAATGACCGAGCGCGAGCTGGTGCGCATCAAGGCGCTGATCGACCGGCTGCCCGTGTTCCAAGGGTTTGATGGCGATCGTCTCGGAGACGTCGCCAATGATTGCGCCGACCGGCTGAACGGAGACCATGGCCTCGACGGCGTTCTCGACGCGGCCATCGCAGCCCTGCCCGAAAAGCTCCACGACACCGCCTATGCGCTGGCCGTGGAAGTCACCGCGGTCGATCTGCGGCTCGAGCAGGAAGAACTGCGCTTCCTCGAAATGCTGCGCGACGGGCTCAGCCTTGACCGGCTCACCACCGCCGCCATCGAAGTCGCCGCCCGCGCGCGGCACCGTCGCATCCCGACCTAG
- a CDS encoding lysine--tRNA ligase — MSSAALPALDPSFFEPAQTARAWPFEEARKIVKRLEKSGKGEALFETGYGPSGLPHIGTFGEVARTTMVRTAFRLLTRDQIPTRLLCFSDDLDGMRKIPDTVPSKEAMEPHLQKPLTSVPDPWTNEYESFGHHNNAMLRRFLDTFGFDYEFASATDYYRSGKFDTVLLRAAERYQDIMDVMLPTLGAERQATYSPFLPISPISGRVLYVPMKEVNAKDGTVTFTDEDGRDTTVPVTGGHVKLQWKPDFGMRWAALGVDFEMFGKDHQTNQHIYDKICAILGGTPPEHYVYELFLDSEGQKISKSKGNGLTIDEWLTYAPTESLGLYMFQKPRVAKRLHFDVIPRAVDEYFAHVAAFAKQEAPARVENPAFHVHFGDVPKVDMPITFGLLLNLATASNPETPEVMWGYISAYAPGVSAATHPQLDALVGYAMRYFRDFVEKTYRAPDDEERAALEALSAAFGELPAKSSNEDIQNAALDVARTFERYQDHTKKSPNGGPGVSGEFFQMLYQVLIGQERGPRFGSFAALYGIENTRKLIARALAGEFLKG, encoded by the coding sequence GTGTCGTCTGCCGCTTTGCCCGCCCTCGATCCATCCTTCTTTGAGCCCGCGCAGACCGCGCGCGCCTGGCCCTTCGAAGAAGCGCGCAAGATCGTCAAACGGCTGGAAAAGTCGGGGAAGGGCGAGGCCCTGTTCGAGACCGGCTATGGTCCCTCGGGCCTGCCTCATATCGGCACTTTCGGCGAAGTGGCCCGCACCACCATGGTGCGCACGGCCTTCCGCCTGCTGACCCGTGACCAGATCCCGACCCGGTTGCTGTGCTTCTCGGACGATCTCGACGGCATGCGCAAGATCCCGGACACTGTCCCCTCCAAGGAGGCGATGGAGCCGCATCTGCAAAAGCCGCTGACCTCGGTGCCCGATCCGTGGACCAATGAATACGAGAGCTTTGGCCATCACAATAACGCCATGCTCCGCCGGTTCCTCGATACCTTCGGGTTCGACTACGAGTTTGCCAGCGCCACCGATTACTATCGCTCGGGCAAGTTCGACACCGTGCTGCTGCGCGCTGCCGAGCGCTATCAGGACATCATGGACGTGATGCTGCCCACGCTCGGTGCCGAACGCCAGGCGACCTATTCGCCGTTCCTGCCGATCTCGCCGATTTCGGGCCGCGTGCTCTACGTGCCGATGAAGGAAGTCAACGCCAAGGACGGTACCGTCACCTTCACCGACGAAGATGGTCGCGACACCACCGTCCCGGTCACCGGCGGCCATGTGAAGCTGCAGTGGAAGCCCGATTTCGGCATGCGCTGGGCGGCTCTGGGCGTCGACTTTGAAATGTTCGGCAAGGACCACCAGACCAATCAGCATATCTACGACAAGATTTGCGCGATCCTCGGCGGCACCCCGCCCGAGCATTATGTCTATGAGCTGTTCCTCGACAGCGAAGGCCAGAAGATCTCCAAATCGAAGGGCAATGGCCTGACGATCGACGAATGGCTGACCTATGCGCCGACGGAGAGCCTCGGGCTCTACATGTTCCAGAAGCCGCGCGTCGCCAAGCGTCTGCATTTCGATGTCATCCCGCGCGCCGTCGACGAATATTTCGCCCATGTCGCTGCCTTCGCAAAGCAGGAAGCGCCCGCACGCGTCGAAAATCCGGCTTTCCACGTCCACTTCGGTGACGTGCCCAAGGTCGACATGCCGATCACCTTCGGCCTGCTGCTTAACCTCGCCACGGCGTCCAATCCGGAAACACCGGAAGTCATGTGGGGCTATATCTCGGCCTATGCGCCGGGTGTATCGGCCGCGACCCATCCCCAGCTCGATGCGCTGGTCGGCTATGCCATGCGCTATTTCCGCGACTTCGTGGAAAAGACCTATCGCGCGCCGGACGACGAAGAACGCGCTGCGCTCGAAGCCCTCTCGGCTGCCTTCGGCGAACTGCCAGCGAAGTCGAGCAATGAGGACATCCAGAACGCGGCCCTCGACGTGGCGCGCACGTTTGAGCGCTATCAGGACCACACCAAGAAGAGCCCCAATGGCGGCCCGGGCGTGTCCGGCGAGTTCTTCCAGATGCTTTACCAGGTGCTCATCGGCCAGGAACGCGGCCCCCGCTTCGGCTCCTTCGCCGCGCTCTACGGCATCGAGAATACCCGCAAGCTCATCGCCAGGGCTCTCGCCGGCGAGTTTTTGAAGGGCTGA
- the aac(6') gene encoding aminoglycoside 6'-N-acetyltransferase produces the protein MIVPLAQADRADWLELRMALWADTSREEHKAEISEALARSGKGLNIIARGPDGAALGFAEASLRQDFVNGTDTSPVAFLEGIFVVPHARRQGVARALVAATEDWARQMGCTEFASDALLENTESHQMHAALGFEETERVVFFRKVLG, from the coding sequence ATAATCGTTCCGCTCGCCCAAGCCGATCGTGCGGACTGGCTAGAGTTGCGGATGGCGCTTTGGGCCGACACCAGCCGGGAGGAGCACAAAGCAGAAATCTCTGAGGCGCTTGCGCGCAGCGGCAAGGGGCTCAACATCATCGCCAGAGGACCGGACGGCGCCGCCCTCGGCTTTGCCGAAGCCAGCCTGCGCCAGGATTTCGTCAACGGCACCGACACCAGCCCCGTCGCGTTTCTTGAAGGCATTTTCGTTGTGCCCCACGCCCGCAGGCAGGGCGTCGCCCGGGCTCTGGTCGCCGCCACGGAAGACTGGGCCCGCCAGATGGGCTGCACCGAATTCGCCTCCGACGCGCTCCTTGAGAACACCGAGAGCCACCAGATGCACGCCGCCCTCGGCTTTGAAGAAACCGAGCGCGTGGTGTTTTTCAGGAAGGTGCTGGGCTGA
- a CDS encoding helix-turn-helix transcriptional regulator, giving the protein MLSHRSIWDGIDSLARRHGVSVSALAKLAGLDATAFNLSKRVSKDGRERWPSTESISKILDATGENFDSFLSGTGAFMSGGNGLSEPSRPATVPLLGLAQAGAGGFFDSAGFPAGQGWDEVALPSPVDPGIYALEVQGDSMEPLYREGDRIVVSPTEQVRRGDRVVVRTRDGEVMAKILARQTAKQIELHSLNPAYEPRFIDLVDVEWMARIIWASQ; this is encoded by the coding sequence ATGCTTTCACACCGCTCCATCTGGGATGGCATTGACTCCCTTGCACGCCGCCACGGCGTGTCGGTGTCCGCGCTCGCCAAGCTGGCCGGGCTTGATGCCACCGCGTTCAATCTCTCCAAGCGCGTCAGCAAGGACGGGCGCGAGCGCTGGCCCTCGACCGAGAGCATTTCAAAAATTCTTGATGCCACCGGGGAAAATTTCGACAGTTTTCTCAGCGGCACAGGCGCCTTCATGTCAGGCGGCAATGGCCTCTCCGAACCAAGCCGCCCGGCCACTGTGCCGTTGCTTGGCCTCGCCCAGGCAGGCGCCGGCGGCTTTTTCGACAGCGCCGGCTTTCCGGCCGGACAAGGCTGGGACGAGGTTGCGCTCCCCTCCCCGGTCGATCCCGGCATTTATGCGCTCGAAGTGCAGGGCGACAGCATGGAGCCGCTTTATCGCGAGGGCGACCGGATCGTGGTCTCGCCCACCGAACAGGTGCGCCGCGGCGACCGCGTCGTGGTCCGCACGCGCGATGGCGAGGTGATGGCGAAAATTCTCGCGCGCCAGACCGCCAAGCAGATCGAATTGCACTCGCTCAACCCCGCCTATGAACCCCGCTTCATCGATCTCGTCGACGTCGAATGGATGGCGCGCATCATCTGGGCCAGCCAGTGA
- a CDS encoding DUF952 domain-containing protein, with the protein MSTAPEFIYKIATASAFAPARLSGQFNGMPIDAQDGYMHFSTAFQLAETLRLHFAGQSDLVLLAVRTDDLGADVVWEPSRGGELFPHYYGGPLALASIVWEAPISVAADGSCTLPGDVK; encoded by the coding sequence ATGTCGACAGCACCAGAATTCATCTACAAGATCGCCACCGCATCGGCCTTTGCCCCGGCACGCCTTTCCGGGCAGTTCAATGGCATGCCCATCGATGCCCAGGATGGCTACATGCATTTTTCGACCGCTTTCCAGCTGGCCGAAACCTTGCGCCTCCATTTTGCCGGCCAGTCCGATCTGGTTCTTCTGGCGGTCCGCACGGATGATCTGGGCGCCGATGTTGTCTGGGAGCCCTCGCGCGGGGGTGAACTCTTTCCCCATTATTACGGCGGTCCGCTCGCGCTCGCCTCCATCGTCTGGGAGGCGCCGATCAGCGTCGCCGCCGATGGCTCCTGCACTCTGCCCGGTGATGTCAAATGA
- a CDS encoding quinone-dependent dihydroorotate dehydrogenase — protein MILSAFAPLLRLPGVANLTRDSLLRMDAETAHGATITALRLGLSPQQDGMDAPELATTLAGLNLKNPVGMAAGFDKNAEVPRQLALLGFGMVEIGTVTPRPQAGNAKPRLFRIMAADGVVNRMGFNNEGHEAAFERLKGLRVPAALGVNIGANKDSEDFVADYVLGVNRFADLADYLTVNISSPNTPGLRNLQADEALRRLLGEVLVARAKAKTRVPVFLKIAPDLDEAGLDSIARVVLDSDLDGLIVSNTTISRDAVVGLENANETGGLSGKPLFDLSTQKLAQVRQRVGGLPIIGVGGIHSAESALAKFEAGANAIQLYSALVFGGFDLLETIKSGLVSAVRAEGKTNISQLVGTKVSDWASGRP, from the coding sequence ATGATCCTGTCTGCCTTTGCTCCCCTCCTGCGTCTGCCGGGCGTCGCCAATCTCACCCGTGACTCGCTGCTGCGCATGGATGCCGAGACGGCCCATGGCGCCACGATCACCGCGCTGCGGCTGGGCCTCTCCCCGCAGCAGGACGGCATGGATGCGCCAGAGCTCGCAACGACGCTCGCCGGGCTCAATCTCAAGAATCCGGTCGGCATGGCGGCCGGCTTCGACAAGAACGCCGAAGTGCCGCGCCAGCTGGCGCTGCTCGGTTTTGGCATGGTCGAAATCGGCACGGTGACGCCGCGCCCGCAGGCGGGCAATGCCAAGCCGCGCCTCTTCCGCATCATGGCGGCCGATGGCGTCGTCAATCGCATGGGGTTTAACAACGAGGGTCATGAGGCCGCTTTCGAGCGCCTCAAGGGGCTGCGCGTACCAGCGGCGCTGGGCGTCAATATCGGGGCCAACAAGGACAGCGAGGATTTCGTCGCCGACTATGTGCTGGGCGTAAACCGCTTTGCCGATCTGGCAGATTATCTCACGGTCAATATCTCCTCGCCCAATACGCCGGGCCTGCGCAACCTCCAGGCCGATGAGGCGCTGCGGCGCCTCTTGGGCGAAGTGCTGGTGGCGCGCGCCAAGGCCAAGACGCGTGTGCCGGTGTTCCTCAAGATCGCGCCCGATCTCGATGAAGCCGGGCTCGATTCCATCGCCCGCGTCGTGCTCGACAGCGATCTGGACGGGCTCATCGTGTCGAACACCACGATTTCGCGCGATGCGGTGGTGGGGCTGGAAAACGCCAATGAAACAGGCGGGCTCTCGGGAAAGCCGCTGTTCGATCTTTCGACGCAAAAGCTGGCGCAGGTGCGCCAGCGCGTCGGCGGCCTGCCGATTATCGGGGTTGGCGGCATCCACTCGGCAGAGTCCGCACTCGCCAAATTCGAAGCAGGCGCCAACGCCATCCAGCTTTATTCGGCGCTGGTGTTTGGCGGGTTCGACCTGCTCGAGACCATCAAGAGCGGGCTGGTCTCCGCGGTGCGCGCAGAGGGCAAGACCAATATTTCCCAGCTCGTTGGGACCAAGGTCAGCGACTGGGCCTCAGGCCGGCCATAG
- a CDS encoding MATE family efflux transporter has product MTARPQHPFQVRSADVWKIALPASIAFITEPMVGLVDIAVIGRLGDAALLGGLVLGALVFDVLFSMAYFLRIGTAGLVAQAIGAKDPRDGLLHVSRALVIGVIIGIAMILLSTPILWVAVKFLAPEAGVEAALGDYLYWRIWAAPFALINYSLLGWFYGRAAAKTGMMLQLLLHLIDIALSIWFVHGLGWGVPGAAFGTVIAQGVAAIAGLVRLAGHYGGLPALLRKIAPGELRDTAAVTRMFGLSRDIMIRSLALMGAYAWFAAQGSRMGEVALAANAVLLNLLMVVAFFLDGIAQAAEQLTGKAVGANWRPAFDRAYGLSMLWGLVIALGLGLAWYLAGPWVIGFMTTSPEVQDYALTYLPIAAACTLVFMPAFVYDGILIGTTQNVIMRNGMIVSLVVFLAAALILQPMLGNWGLWAALHLWFMARGLIYWRALERRRESLFSPA; this is encoded by the coding sequence ATGACTGCCCGCCCCCAGCATCCGTTTCAGGTGCGCTCCGCCGATGTGTGGAAGATCGCCCTGCCCGCGTCCATCGCCTTCATCACTGAGCCCATGGTCGGCCTTGTCGATATCGCCGTGATCGGGCGGCTGGGCGATGCCGCCCTGCTCGGCGGGCTGGTGCTCGGTGCGCTGGTGTTCGACGTGCTGTTTTCGATGGCCTATTTCCTGCGCATCGGCACGGCCGGGCTGGTCGCTCAGGCAATCGGCGCCAAAGACCCGCGCGATGGCCTCCTCCATGTCAGCCGGGCGCTGGTGATCGGCGTCATCATCGGCATTGCCATGATCCTCCTCTCCACGCCCATTCTCTGGGTGGCCGTGAAATTCCTTGCGCCAGAGGCCGGGGTCGAAGCGGCACTGGGCGATTATCTCTATTGGCGCATCTGGGCCGCACCCTTTGCGCTCATCAATTATTCCCTGCTCGGCTGGTTTTATGGGCGCGCTGCTGCCAAGACCGGCATGATGCTGCAGCTCTTGCTGCATCTTATCGACATTGCGCTCTCGATCTGGTTCGTCCACGGCCTCGGCTGGGGCGTGCCCGGCGCCGCCTTCGGCACCGTGATCGCCCAGGGCGTGGCGGCCATTGCCGGCCTTGTCCGGCTCGCCGGGCACTATGGCGGCCTGCCTGCCTTGCTCCGCAAGATCGCCCCCGGCGAACTGCGCGACACAGCTGCGGTCACCCGCATGTTCGGGCTCAGCCGCGATATCATGATCCGCTCGCTGGCGCTGATGGGGGCCTATGCCTGGTTTGCCGCGCAGGGCTCGCGCATGGGCGAGGTGGCGCTGGCCGCCAATGCCGTGCTGCTCAACCTGCTCATGGTGGTGGCCTTCTTCCTCGACGGCATCGCCCAGGCGGCTGAGCAACTGACCGGCAAGGCGGTGGGCGCAAACTGGCGGCCGGCCTTTGACCGGGCCTATGGGCTCTCCATGCTCTGGGGCCTCGTCATCGCGCTGGGGTTGGGTCTGGCCTGGTATCTCGCCGGCCCCTGGGTCATCGGCTTCATGACCACGAGCCCGGAGGTCCAGGACTATGCGCTGACCTATCTGCCGATCGCGGCGGCCTGCACGCTCGTCTTCATGCCGGCCTTTGTCTATGACGGCATTCTCATCGGCACCACGCAGAACGTCATCATGCGCAATGGCATGATCGTCTCGCTGGTCGTGTTCCTCGCCGCCGCCCTCATTCTCCAGCCAATGCTCGGCAATTGGGGGCTCTGGGCGGCGCTCCACCTCTGGTTCATGGCCCGCGGGCTGATCTACTGGCGGGCGCTGGAGCGGCGGCGAGAAAGCCTGTTCTCGCCCGCCTGA
- a CDS encoding nucleoside/nucleotide kinase family protein encodes MADTIALTPQEALARLVPHILEMESAAGGERIAIGLAGGPGSGKSTMAAEIVAMLNAVKPGSAALVPMDGFHMKHAKIEAMGQADYKGGPHTFEGAAFVSFLHHLKHATEPVSGPGYSRKIEDVVENAFTVQPEAKVLVVEGNYLLLTEGPWAGVKSLLDYAVFLDVPRDVVEARLLKRHGEEGLFTEERNRAHIARNDLPNYDLVAGSKDRADVIFQMVEG; translated from the coding sequence ATGGCCGACACCATCGCGCTGACGCCGCAGGAAGCCTTGGCGCGACTGGTGCCACATATCCTTGAGATGGAAAGCGCGGCCGGTGGCGAGCGCATCGCCATCGGCCTTGCCGGTGGGCCGGGCTCGGGCAAGTCGACCATGGCGGCTGAAATCGTCGCCATGCTCAATGCGGTCAAACCCGGCAGCGCGGCGCTGGTGCCGATGGACGGCTTCCACATGAAGCACGCCAAAATCGAAGCCATGGGCCAGGCCGACTACAAGGGCGGCCCCCACACTTTTGAGGGCGCCGCCTTTGTCAGCTTTTTGCACCACCTCAAACACGCCACCGAGCCGGTAAGCGGGCCGGGCTATTCCCGAAAAATCGAGGACGTCGTCGAAAACGCCTTTACCGTCCAGCCCGAGGCAAAGGTGCTGGTGGTCGAGGGTAATTATCTGCTGCTGACCGAGGGGCCTTGGGCGGGGGTAAAATCCCTGCTCGATTATGCGGTGTTCCTTGATGTGCCACGCGACGTGGTGGAAGCCCGGCTGCTCAAGCGGCACGGCGAAGAGGGCCTTTTCACAGAAGAGCGCAACCGCGCCCATATCGCCCGCAATGATCTGCCCAATTACGATCTCGTCGCCGGATCGAAGGATCGGGCGGATGTGATTTTTCAGATGGTGGAGGGGTAA
- a CDS encoding DUF6460 domain-containing protein: protein MTEDYRPEERSPLEKLMGGRPFWVVVKLALVSLFVGFVMSVFGFNAVDLVNGAIDLVREAIRDGAGLFRQMGAYVLAGAAIVVPVWLLMRLSRRR, encoded by the coding sequence ATGACAGAAGACTACAGGCCCGAAGAGCGTTCCCCGCTCGAAAAACTAATGGGCGGCAGGCCGTTCTGGGTGGTCGTCAAACTCGCCCTCGTGTCGCTCTTTGTCGGCTTCGTCATGTCGGTGTTCGGCTTCAACGCCGTTGACCTCGTCAATGGGGCGATCGATCTGGTGCGCGAAGCCATTCGCGATGGCGCGGGCCTCTTCCGGCAGATGGGCGCCTATGTGCTGGCCGGTGCCGCCATTGTCGTGCCGGTGTGGCTGCTGATGCGCCTCAGCCGGAGGCGGTAA